In Akkermansia muciniphila, one DNA window encodes the following:
- a CDS encoding autotransporter domain-containing protein: MRLHLPITLLTAVLACYTGVSLAAPTPESPAWGADSTFNNNEPANEYSVTGNQSVSLDVNSGNNNYTTGLYIGADSSFTINQNSNGGCTINLNGAFAGEGNLTLVAANGNAGYASKFVLGSQESSFAGNIILSQKGTQAGGAILQITGTALANATVDLSGSINQSSSALTLQISNAASLAGLNDADGFSGTHKGRVQSANSSRADLTLTGNGNYTYGGSIGATTQHSGVNGNTTPTGGINLIMAGTGTQNLTGSVINANITAQGGALKINNSSLAYSGIITMEGGTLDFTSATLGANAVLNMNGTGTLKNATIDGAKLTYTESGSSFTKENVTFTSGTIDIGGALDNLVEEDQGYTFDLGSSLGSNFTVTGLATGQYSIEGSVLTIEEGAISSVTWVSAGAAGALEETVKNAFTLTLGEGNAANVSLGYLDGTLTSSGDKVYQITNSGGTKINLNGVYNNGATLPSGNLNYQGDVWMDIIGGPFGTVVGGVSNEWSTNLQTSTLTGDTHVQLSGNATAEHVIGGNNKGASTTLTGNTNVTVKDNAIVAGAIIGGSTSAHNAVTTITGNTSVLVTGIQYSNNTTVNLGGFRNVTDQNFITGGSAWTANTASGTTVRGNTSVTINISNAELSDTEGHNNFVKNIYGGSYGNTASESNGAVQKVEGNSGVSITGKEGITFTGNIMGGSFWNWGNGTTLTTNGNTSVSIDGGSTFTGNIVGGSWRGNTWTAEDPTALPVSIGGNVTVTLGKGAYLGDIYGAGNCGTVGGGVLVSLTGGSVFGAEGEDGGITVGGSAGAAVEGDRTLVLKGTFGDGNFQNVTFTRFDEINVEQEGISATIWALTDSPSLTKTGAGNLKLGADAAGAQTILDGTTEGISITAGNLNLSGADGSRMKGTWNISSGSRLTGVSGTVTVGEGGLDGLTIALGTENIGQDTQASDAVISNGSATGSAPNLTISGEGLTLDLSNDAVVNLLLNHKTDDSSSYLTLTSGTLTVGDLGDIAFTTDLLANYGIRVTGTDGGSLVLSGASAGLYRVQAEGGDAHEVNSYQTLSGYAGVVIGGGQTLTVNLAGAPGEADGQGAKINNLMGSTGSSLVVNNTGDGTAVVILNNKQIETGEDDIDPAGQDTVMGGSITGGSNVTFIKEGIGALTVGGKMNVETLVLREGSIVLNGAENSLDTLTLEGGGLTINGNAEIETMTVTEAGGTLTIQGTFDLTGTSNINDGAITGTGSLRIREGAELALGGEARLDGPAITADGTLNLSGTEAGTISSLSGAGTLSMNGGSLAISSATTSAGTFSGTLEGSGALDISGKTTQYLQTGNEDYDLAVRDGGILVLKGTADTSTLNYNGITAGNNGTLRIEATGDAQGNANTTLNVESATFQNGSTTELIYNFNQDAPFGAPMLTAGTITVQDGAGFLLSNMEGNAAMNAGSDLHDIILMSATDSISGLEDGQNLAARISGLFAVYYQDATLSRDGNDILLNATLRQENLFSPAADTRNSAAGASLLWEARKNLDSDSQLAQFMNGVSTMISNGNPSEAKRAMAAVAGSTVNALGTAQRDALRDQMGWIRNRTTLMGVNPAYVNDDLPRFHMWMEGTGSYAQLDTRGDESGYRLTTWGGTVGMDADLSDRVTVGAAFTASYGDLTASAADSADGHLDSYYASLFGRYQNKRWAHTLILTGGWNDATLNRTVNYGEGSYSTQGSTGGWGLGAMYELTYDIYLDENRSSVLQPLFNASVVTTRMDGYEETGAGNAGLNVGRQDWTTGTVALGGRWMGLVGSNIFGREALGEIRVNAAQDLGDRRGETNVTLLGNPGFTQSVRGAKAGTTALQLGAGLSVPVGTKGTVFVNGNADIRDGSSSVNGSVGYRYDF; this comes from the coding sequence ATGCGTCTCCATCTCCCTATTACCCTGCTGACCGCTGTTCTGGCTTGTTATACCGGCGTTTCCCTGGCTGCCCCAACTCCTGAATCTCCCGCATGGGGAGCGGACTCCACCTTCAACAACAACGAGCCCGCCAATGAATATTCAGTTACTGGGAACCAATCCGTCAGCCTTGATGTAAATTCAGGAAACAACAATTACACCACAGGACTTTATATTGGAGCAGACTCCTCGTTTACCATTAATCAGAATTCTAACGGCGGCTGTACTATCAATTTGAACGGGGCATTTGCCGGAGAAGGAAATCTGACGCTGGTAGCGGCTAACGGCAATGCCGGCTATGCCTCCAAGTTTGTGCTTGGTTCCCAGGAAAGCAGCTTCGCCGGGAACATTATCCTTTCCCAAAAGGGAACACAAGCCGGAGGAGCCATTCTCCAGATTACGGGCACGGCGCTCGCCAACGCAACAGTGGATTTGTCGGGATCAATCAATCAAAGTTCCAGTGCTCTGACGTTGCAAATTTCCAATGCCGCTTCTCTGGCCGGTTTAAATGATGCCGACGGCTTCAGCGGAACGCATAAAGGACGCGTCCAGTCAGCCAATTCTTCCAGAGCGGATCTTACCCTGACGGGCAACGGGAATTACACGTATGGGGGAAGCATCGGGGCAACCACGCAACATTCCGGAGTCAACGGCAACACTACTCCCACGGGAGGAATAAATCTGATTATGGCCGGAACGGGTACTCAGAACCTGACGGGATCCGTCATCAACGCGAACATCACGGCCCAAGGGGGCGCCTTGAAAATCAATAATTCTTCCCTGGCCTATTCCGGCATAATCACCATGGAGGGAGGAACGCTGGATTTCACCTCCGCCACTCTGGGGGCAAATGCCGTGTTGAACATGAACGGCACCGGCACATTGAAAAACGCAACAATTGACGGAGCCAAGTTAACCTATACGGAATCAGGCTCCTCCTTTACCAAGGAAAATGTCACCTTCACTTCAGGCACCATTGATATCGGCGGCGCACTTGACAATCTGGTGGAGGAAGACCAGGGATACACGTTTGATTTAGGGAGCAGCCTCGGCTCGAACTTTACCGTTACGGGATTGGCAACGGGACAATACAGCATAGAAGGCAGCGTGCTGACGATTGAAGAAGGGGCTATATCCAGCGTGACGTGGGTATCCGCGGGAGCGGCAGGGGCGTTGGAAGAAACGGTCAAAAACGCCTTTACGCTGACCCTTGGGGAGGGGAACGCGGCCAATGTCAGCCTGGGATATCTGGACGGAACCCTGACGAGCAGCGGGGATAAAGTCTATCAAATCACCAACAGCGGCGGAACCAAAATCAACCTGAACGGAGTATACAACAACGGGGCAACCCTGCCGTCCGGCAACCTCAACTACCAGGGGGACGTCTGGATGGATATCATCGGGGGGCCATTCGGCACCGTCGTTGGGGGCGTATCCAACGAATGGAGCACCAACCTCCAGACCAGCACGCTGACGGGAGACACCCATGTGCAGCTCTCGGGGAACGCCACGGCGGAACACGTCATCGGCGGAAACAACAAGGGAGCGAGCACCACCCTGACGGGCAACACAAACGTTACCGTCAAAGATAACGCCATCGTGGCGGGGGCCATCATCGGAGGAAGCACCTCCGCCCACAATGCCGTCACTACCATCACCGGAAACACGAGCGTCCTGGTCACCGGCATTCAGTACAGCAACAACACGACCGTCAACCTGGGAGGTTTCCGCAACGTCACAGACCAGAACTTCATCACGGGCGGAAGCGCGTGGACAGCCAACACGGCATCTGGAACGACGGTGCGGGGCAACACCTCGGTAACGATTAATATAAGCAATGCGGAACTCTCCGACACGGAAGGACACAACAACTTCGTCAAAAACATTTATGGGGGCAGTTACGGAAATACGGCATCCGAAAGCAACGGAGCCGTACAAAAAGTGGAAGGAAACTCAGGCGTCTCCATCACCGGAAAAGAAGGAATCACCTTCACGGGAAACATCATGGGCGGCTCCTTCTGGAACTGGGGCAACGGCACGACGCTGACCACCAACGGAAACACCAGCGTCTCCATTGACGGAGGCTCCACCTTCACGGGCAACATCGTGGGCGGCTCCTGGAGAGGAAACACGTGGACGGCGGAAGATCCCACAGCGCTGCCCGTCAGCATTGGCGGCAACGTCACCGTCACCCTTGGAAAGGGCGCCTACCTGGGCGACATCTACGGCGCGGGCAACTGCGGCACGGTAGGAGGCGGCGTCCTCGTCTCCCTGACGGGAGGAAGCGTCTTTGGGGCGGAAGGGGAAGACGGCGGCATCACCGTCGGCGGAAGCGCCGGAGCGGCGGTCGAAGGAGACAGGACGCTGGTACTCAAGGGAACCTTTGGAGACGGGAACTTCCAAAACGTCACCTTCACCCGGTTTGATGAAATTAATGTCGAGCAGGAAGGAATTTCGGCTACCATCTGGGCGCTGACCGACAGCCCGTCCCTGACCAAAACCGGAGCGGGAAACCTGAAACTCGGAGCGGACGCGGCAGGAGCGCAAACCATCCTTGACGGAACCACGGAAGGAATCTCCATCACGGCAGGCAACCTGAACCTCTCCGGAGCCGACGGCAGCCGTATGAAAGGAACGTGGAATATCTCCTCCGGCTCCCGTCTGACCGGAGTCAGCGGAACCGTAACCGTAGGAGAAGGCGGCCTGGACGGACTAACCATCGCCCTGGGAACGGAAAACATCGGCCAAGACACGCAGGCATCTGACGCCGTCATCAGCAACGGCAGCGCAACGGGAAGCGCCCCGAACCTGACCATATCGGGAGAAGGGCTGACGCTGGACCTGAGCAACGACGCCGTCGTCAACCTTCTGCTGAACCACAAAACCGACGACTCTTCCAGCTACCTGACCCTGACCAGCGGAACGCTGACCGTCGGCGACCTGGGAGACATCGCCTTCACTACCGACCTTCTGGCCAACTACGGCATCCGGGTCACCGGAACGGACGGAGGCAGCCTGGTGCTCAGCGGAGCGTCCGCCGGCCTCTACCGCGTGCAGGCGGAAGGAGGTGACGCCCATGAAGTCAACTCCTATCAAACGCTCTCCGGCTACGCCGGCGTCGTCATCGGGGGCGGACAGACCCTGACGGTCAACCTGGCCGGAGCACCAGGCGAAGCCGACGGACAGGGAGCTAAAATCAACAACCTGATGGGATCCACGGGCAGCAGCCTGGTCGTCAACAACACCGGAGACGGCACGGCCGTCGTCATCCTCAACAACAAACAAATAGAGACGGGAGAAGACGACATCGACCCGGCCGGCCAGGACACCGTCATGGGCGGCAGCATCACGGGCGGCAGCAACGTCACCTTCATCAAAGAAGGAATCGGAGCGCTGACGGTCGGAGGAAAGATGAATGTGGAAACCCTGGTCCTGCGTGAAGGAAGCATCGTCCTCAACGGCGCGGAAAACTCCCTGGACACCCTTACTCTGGAAGGAGGAGGCCTGACCATCAACGGCAACGCCGAAATCGAAACCATGACCGTTACGGAAGCCGGAGGAACCCTGACCATTCAGGGAACTTTTGACCTGACCGGAACAAGCAATATCAACGACGGAGCCATCACCGGAACCGGCTCCCTCCGTATCCGGGAAGGAGCGGAACTGGCTCTGGGCGGAGAAGCCCGGCTGGACGGACCCGCAATCACCGCCGACGGCACGCTGAACCTCTCCGGAACGGAAGCCGGCACCATCAGTAGCCTCTCCGGCGCCGGAACCCTGTCCATGAACGGAGGCAGCCTCGCCATCTCCTCGGCGACAACCTCCGCCGGAACTTTCTCCGGCACGCTGGAAGGCAGCGGCGCCCTGGACATCTCCGGGAAAACCACCCAATACCTGCAAACCGGCAATGAAGACTACGACCTCGCCGTCCGTGACGGAGGCATCCTTGTCCTGAAAGGCACCGCGGACACCTCCACGCTGAACTACAACGGCATCACTGCCGGAAACAACGGCACCCTGCGTATTGAAGCCACCGGGGATGCCCAGGGCAACGCCAACACCACGCTCAACGTGGAAAGCGCCACCTTCCAGAACGGCTCCACGACGGAACTGATCTACAACTTCAACCAAGACGCCCCCTTCGGCGCCCCCATGCTGACGGCGGGCACCATCACCGTGCAGGACGGAGCCGGCTTCCTCCTCTCCAACATGGAAGGGAATGCCGCCATGAACGCGGGAAGCGACCTTCATGACATCATCCTGATGAGCGCCACCGACAGCATCAGCGGTTTGGAAGACGGACAAAACCTCGCCGCCCGGATATCCGGCCTCTTCGCCGTTTACTATCAGGACGCCACCCTGAGCCGCGACGGAAACGACATCCTGCTCAATGCCACGCTCCGTCAGGAAAACCTCTTCTCTCCCGCGGCCGACACGAGGAACTCCGCCGCTGGAGCCAGCCTGCTCTGGGAAGCCCGCAAAAACCTGGATTCCGACTCCCAGCTGGCCCAATTCATGAACGGCGTCAGCACCATGATCAGCAACGGCAACCCCTCGGAAGCGAAGCGCGCCATGGCAGCGGTGGCAGGAAGCACAGTCAACGCGCTGGGTACGGCGCAGCGGGACGCCCTGCGCGACCAGATGGGCTGGATCCGCAACCGGACCACCCTCATGGGCGTCAACCCCGCCTACGTCAACGACGACCTCCCCCGCTTCCACATGTGGATGGAAGGCACGGGCTCCTACGCCCAGCTCGACACCCGGGGAGATGAAAGCGGCTACCGGCTCACCACCTGGGGAGGTACTGTGGGCATGGACGCGGACCTCAGCGACCGCGTCACCGTGGGAGCGGCCTTCACGGCCAGCTACGGAGACCTGACGGCCAGCGCGGCGGACAGCGCCGACGGCCACCTGGACAGCTACTACGCCAGCCTCTTCGGGCGCTACCAGAACAAACGCTGGGCGCACACGCTCATCCTGACGGGAGGATGGAACGACGCGACACTCAACCGTACGGTCAACTACGGGGAAGGAAGCTACAGCACGCAGGGCAGCACCGGCGGGTGGGGCCTTGGAGCCATGTACGAACTCACCTACGACATCTACCTTGACGAAAACCGCAGCAGCGTGCTGCAGCCGCTGTTCAACGCCTCGGTGGTGACGACGCGGATGGACGGCTATGAAGAAACGGGCGCGGGCAACGCGGGCCTGAACGTCGGCCGGCAGGACTGGACGACGGGAACAGTGGCGCTGGGCGGCCGTTGGATGGGTCTTGTAGGCAGCAACATCTTCGGACGTGAAGCGCTGGGGGAAATCCGGGTCAACGCGGCGCAGGACCTGGGAGACCGGAGGGGAGAAACAAACGTCACCCTGCTGGGCAACCCCGGCTTCACGCAAAGCGTGAGAGGGGCGAAAGCGGGAACGACGGCGCTGCAGCTCGGAGCGGGGCTGAGCGTGCCGGTGGGGACGAAAGGAACCGTCTTCGTCAACGGCAACGCGGACATCCGGGACGGGTCCAGCTCGGTGAACGGAAGCGTCGGCTACCGTTACGACTTCTAA